A window of the Cuculus canorus isolate bCucCan1 chromosome 3, bCucCan1.pri, whole genome shotgun sequence genome harbors these coding sequences:
- the DLK2 gene encoding protein delta homolog 2, protein MLRSFCLQLMSLVWILLAHHQLAQGDDCSERCNLAHGGCDQDGKCRCDPGWEGEYCEECVRMPGCLHGTCHQPWQCICHTGWAGKFCDKDIHICEHQSPCQNGAQCIYDRDGEYSCLCPEGFHGKDCEMKIGPCEKAGSPCKNGGQCQDENGFASNFTCRCLAGFVGALCENDVDDCLMRPCANGATCHDGINRFSCQCQVGFEGRFCTININDCASQPCKNGAKCYDRINDYDCLCPDRFTGKTCEISIPEPTWAAPYHPANHENGGVVKSTASEMLAVTQPEPVRTVVTGRRMANHSEKEPGGGLLKISVKEVVTQRDSGLTEAQLVTVLVFGVLTAVLVLITVLLILRNWQRGRQRSNWCQSPLQAARKLQDQECQVGMLNTVLIEPRKTTEL, encoded by the exons ATGCTCAGGAGCTTCTGTCTCCAGCTCATGTCCTTGGTTTGGATACTCTTGGCCCATCACCAGCTTGCCCAAG GTGATGACTGCAGTGAACGCTGTAATCTTGCCCATGGCGGATGTGACCAGGATGGGAAGTGCAG GTGTGATCCAGGCTGGGAGGGCGAGTACTGCGAGGAGTGCGTGCGTATGCCGGGGTGTCTCCATGGGACATGCCACCAGCCTTGGCAGTGCATCTGTCACACCGGCTGGGCTGGCAAGTTCTGTGATAAAG aCATACACATCTGCGAACACCAGTCCCCGTGCCAAAATGGGGCTCAGTGCATCTACGACCGAGATGGGGAATATTCCTGCCTGTGTCCAGAAGGCTTCCATGGGAAGGACTGTGAGATGAAGATTGGGCCATGTGAGAAGGCAGG GTCTCCATGCAAGAATGGAGGGCAGTGTCAAGATGAAAACGGCTTTGCCAGCAACTTCACCTGCCGATGCCTTGCTGGCTTCGTGGGGGCTCTCTGCGAGAACGATGTGGATGACTGCTTGATGCGTCCCTGTGCCAATGGTGCCACATGCCATGATGGGATCAACCGCTTCTCCTGCCAGTGCCAGGTGGGCTTTGAAGGGCGTTTCTGCACCATCAATATCAATGACTGCGCCAGCCAGCCGTGCAAAAATGGGGCAAAGTGCTACGACCGCATCAATGACTACGACTGCCTGTGTCCTGACCGTTTTACTGGCAAAACCTGTGAGATTTCCATCCCCGAGCCCACCTGGGCTGCACCCTACCACCCTGCAAACCATGAGAACGGTGGCGTGGTGAAAAGCACTGCTAGCGAGATGCTCGCAGTGACACAGCCAGAGCCTGTCAGGACCGTGGTCACAGGGCGACGTATGGCCAACCACAGCGAGAAAGAGCCGGGGGGAGGGTTATTGAAAATCTCTGTGAAAGAGGTGGTGACCCAAAGGGACTCAGGGCTGACTGAAGCCCAGCTGGTGACAGTGCTGGTCTTTGGGGTGCTGACAGCAGTGCTGGTCCTCATCACTGTCCTGCTAATACTGAGGAACTGGCAGAGGGGCCGTCAGAGGTCAAACTGGTGCCAAAGCCCTTTGCAGGCTGCAAGAAAGCTCCAAGACCAGGAGTGTCAGGTGGGCATGCTCAACACCGTCCTGATCGAGCCCAGGAAGACGACGGAGCTATGA